The stretch of DNA CAGGCGGTTAAAGTTGACACGGGAATCGGACACGCTCAGATCTATCGAAATCATGAGGCGGAAGAAAATCCACCCACTGGATTTATCGAATTAAACCCCGACAGAACCTATCGCTTGTCTGCGAGCTTTGGCAGTCCAGACCAGAGTATTTGGGAGATAGATGGAAACTACGCTATCAATTCGAAACTTGAAATTACGTTTTCCACGTCAGGAAGAAATTTTTCGGGATTTTTCTACAATAACCAGAGCCGGATTGCCGTAACAGAATCGCTCTCTGATTCTATCGTACTCATGATATTTGAAAGAGATCAAGAGACGCGACCTTAAACTCCCTCATCACATCCCCAACACCATCTGCAACAGCGCCATACGAATAAAAACACCGTTGTGTGCCTGGCGAAAATACGCAGCGCGGGGATCTGTATCAACAGCCGGATCAATCTCATCCACCCGGGGCAGGGGATGCATCACAATCGCATTTTCCGAAAGTGCCGACATCGTCTCCACATCGATAATATATTTTCCCCGCGCCCGCTCGTAATCTTGTATCCGATCACCAAACCGCTCGCGCTGAATCCGCGTCTGATACACCACATCCACCTTCGACATCACATTCATCAGATCTTCTTCTTCCTCAAACGCCACCCCGTGTTCCGTCAGATATCCCTTGATATCATCTCTCATACGCACAACGGTTGGCGCGACAAAATACAACTTCACACCATCGTACTTCGTCAACAAATAAGCCAACGACCGCGCCGTGCGACCATTTGCCAGATCGCCGACCAATGCCACGCGAATACCATCTAACCTGCCGATCTCCTTCTGAATCGTGTACACATCCAAAAGCGCCTGCGTGGGATGCTGCCCAGGCCCGTCGCCCGCATTGATAATGGGAACCGACGCCGCATCTGCTGCTCGCCTTGCGGAGCCGCTCTCGTAGTGCCGCAACACAATCACATCGGAATACCCCTCTACAATACGGATCGTATCCTC from Gemmatimonadota bacterium encodes:
- the pyrB gene encoding aspartate carbamoyltransferase, with translation MDSLFHVLEAQQFSRDVMNEIFDVTREMEHVVSRYGSNILNRRIMATLFYEPSTRTRLSFEAAMYRLGGEVITTESAREFSSAAKGETLEDTIRIVEGYSDVIVLRHYESGSARRAADAASVPIINAGDGPGQHPTQALLDVYTIQKEIGRLDGIRVALVGDLANGRTARSLAYLLTKYDGVKLYFVAPTVVRMRDDIKGYLTEHGVAFEEEEDLMNVMSKVDVVYQTRIQRERFGDRIQDYERARGKYIIDVETMSALSENAIVMHPLPRVDEIDPAVDTDPRAAYFRQAHNGVFIRMALLQMVLGM